In the genome of Dermacentor silvarum isolate Dsil-2018 chromosome 1, BIME_Dsil_1.4, whole genome shotgun sequence, one region contains:
- the LOC125942165 gene encoding uncharacterized protein LOC125942165 → MLRYMLEQVDTLNKCDILPTSSLTECGDLLGHPLSSLAELQEFDDKLDAGKFKILVHELAQLGGKDAYWAAKRILSYCFTDEVAAQFSWMGRKGKLSFSALKIAKAIADAARKAPNTTAADVEASIKSLLRAGMPPSTLPPSFKSQSKDNLSRQQVMEFRLWHHVKS, encoded by the exons ATGCTTCGCTACATGCTGGAACAAGTGGACACCCTGAACAAGTGCGATATACTACCTACTTCTTCACTCACCGAATGCGGAGATCTCTTAGGCCATCCACTAAGCAGTCTTGCAGAACTACAAGAGTTTGACGACAAGCTCGATGCTGGAAAATTTAAGATCCTG GTTCATGAGTTGGCACAGCTCGGTGGGAAAGATGCCTACTGGGCAGCAAAAAGAATCTTGTCATACTGCTTCACGGACGAGGTTGCGGCACAATTTTCCTGGATGGGTCGAAAAGGAAAACTGAGCTTCTCCGCCTTGAAGATTGCTAAAGCCATAGCAG atgctgctcgcAAAGCGCCAAACACAACTGCTGCTGACGTTGAGGCCTCTATCAAATCATTGCTCCGGGCCGGCATGCCCCCGAGCACCTTGCCACCAAGTTTCAAAAGTCAAAGCAAGGACAACTTGAGCAGGCAGCAGGTAATGGAATTCAGATTGTGGCATCATGTAAAATCCTGA